Proteins encoded within one genomic window of Spirochaeta isovalerica:
- a CDS encoding tetratricopeptide repeat protein produces the protein MKKTVRTKTRSSRKGIHLVIPSTAIILLALLAALIYGADRLNRNLTSNINSVDVSLLWEEKEYDRIIELTENKLDEEPLHAVSLIYCGFSYFYKGVSQVSVERSLPMIDRSIFLLKKALMLDSVPMESRIHYVLGKAYLHKNYYYADQAAMHLEKSIQDGFINDDSYEYLGQAYSLLKDYDKSIDFYMKALERNKTDRLYLRLADDFYNRGDYDDSEKYLKLMIENTRDEPLKKKGLFQLANLYYDMKNYREAEIVLKELIALESGNENYHFLLGEVYFFMDDIPNARSQWHKTTRINPKHIGALTRLYG, from the coding sequence ATGAAAAAAACTGTCCGTACAAAAACACGCAGTTCCCGCAAGGGGATTCATCTGGTTATCCCTTCAACAGCAATTATCCTGCTGGCCCTTCTGGCAGCGCTCATATATGGCGCTGACAGACTGAACAGAAATCTGACATCCAATATTAACAGTGTCGATGTGTCTCTTCTCTGGGAGGAGAAGGAGTATGACAGAATAATCGAGCTGACGGAGAACAAGCTCGACGAGGAACCGCTTCATGCTGTTTCGCTTATTTATTGCGGTTTTTCCTATTTTTACAAAGGCGTGTCTCAGGTTTCTGTGGAGCGTTCCCTTCCGATGATCGACAGATCTATCTTTCTTTTGAAAAAAGCGCTTATGCTGGACAGTGTGCCTATGGAATCGCGAATTCACTATGTTCTGGGAAAGGCTTATCTCCATAAAAATTATTACTATGCCGATCAGGCGGCCATGCATCTGGAAAAATCGATTCAAGACGGTTTTATTAATGATGACAGTTATGAATATCTGGGTCAGGCTTATTCCCTTCTAAAGGATTATGATAAGAGCATTGATTTTTACATGAAAGCCCTGGAACGCAACAAGACCGATCGTTTGTATCTGCGTCTGGCTGATGATTTTTACAATCGGGGGGACTACGATGATAGTGAGAAATATCTCAAATTAATGATAGAAAATACCAGAGATGAACCGCTTAAGAAAAAAGGACTTTTTCAACTGGCAAATCTCTATTATGATATGAAAAACTACCGGGAAGCGGAAATAGTGCTTAAAGAGTTGATTGCTCTGGAGAGCGGCAACGAAAACTATCACTTTTTACTGGGAGAAGTCTATTTTTTCATGGACGATATCCCTAATGCCCGTTCCCAGTGGCATAAAACGACGAGAATTAATCCGAAACA
- a CDS encoding zinc ribbon domain-containing protein, which yields MQSTFEKLQQLQDILSKKFDLEHEIHEIPRALAKKQELLNRLKKSYIESNEKFETTKSGLLELKRELAEAESLREDSEKKMDVISTQREYEALEKEIKSATEKEQFFRREIQKEERALEEMTEQLKKDEEMIAAEEQELKEENEKIQAESESKQVDLNQLLDEEKAIIPGMDEDILFKFERIIKNKSGLGIVPVNNGVCTGCHMMLPGQFVNDVRAGEGILFCPYCSRILYFGTQDELTDVVDDEEEFVGGLADLVDDDFE from the coding sequence ATGCAGAGTACATTTGAAAAATTGCAGCAGTTGCAGGATATTCTATCGAAGAAATTTGATTTGGAGCACGAAATTCATGAGATTCCGAGGGCTCTGGCAAAGAAACAGGAACTGTTAAACAGGCTGAAGAAGTCCTATATAGAAAGCAATGAAAAATTTGAAACGACCAAATCGGGTCTTCTCGAGTTAAAAAGAGAGCTTGCCGAAGCGGAATCACTCCGGGAAGACAGCGAAAAGAAAATGGATGTCATTTCCACTCAGAGAGAATATGAAGCTCTTGAGAAGGAAATAAAATCTGCCACTGAAAAAGAGCAGTTCTTCAGAAGAGAAATTCAGAAAGAAGAAAGAGCTCTTGAAGAAATGACCGAGCAGCTTAAAAAAGACGAAGAGATGATTGCTGCTGAAGAGCAGGAACTCAAAGAGGAAAATGAGAAAATCCAGGCCGAAAGCGAATCGAAGCAGGTTGATCTCAACCAGCTGTTAGACGAAGAGAAAGCCATAATTCCCGGAATGGATGAGGACATTCTTTTTAAATTCGAAAGAATTATTAAGAATAAATCCGGTTTAGGTATCGTTCCTGTCAATAACGGTGTCTGTACCGGTTGTCATATGATGCTTCCCGGTCAGTTTGTCAACGATGTCCGGGCCGGAGAGGGAATTCTCTTTTGTCCCTATTGCAGCAGAATCCTTTATTTTGGAACTCAGGATGAACTCACCGATGTGGTAGATGACGAAGAAGAGTTTGTCGGAGGGCTTGCCGATCTCGTTGATGATGATTTCGAATAA